One region of Duncaniella freteri genomic DNA includes:
- the mobA gene encoding conjugal transfer protein MobA, with the protein MTEKPKTGRPLSPNRCTHCVMVRFDDLEWDSLTRMMEKADESVKATFIKKLIFGKPFKVLTTDKSLAVYCAKLSEFFAQYRTIGVNYDLVVKELRANFTEKKAMTHLYKLEKATIDLAKVTADVKALSMQFDEQWSLKSR; encoded by the coding sequence ATGACTGAAAAACCGAAAACCGGGCGACCCTTGTCGCCCAACCGATGCACCCACTGCGTCATGGTACGCTTCGATGACCTCGAATGGGATAGCCTGACCCGCATGATGGAGAAGGCTGATGAATCCGTAAAAGCCACGTTCATAAAAAAACTTATCTTCGGAAAGCCTTTCAAGGTGCTGACCACGGATAAGTCCCTTGCAGTATATTGCGCCAAACTCTCGGAGTTTTTCGCCCAGTACCGTACAATCGGGGTAAATTATGACCTCGTTGTGAAGGAGCTTCGCGCAAATTTCACTGAGAAGAAAGCTATGACACATCTCTACAAGCTGGAGAAAGCCACCATAGATCTGGCAAAAGTCACAGCCGATGTAAAGGCGTTATCCATGCAGTTTGATGAACAATGGTCGCTAAAATCTCGATAG
- the mobB gene encoding conjugal transfer protein MobB: protein MVAKISIGSSLYGALSYNGMKMNRDEGRVLGANKIILPADGHIDIARMVENFNLFMPKTGRTKKPVLHISLNPHPDDKLTEQQYEILAREYLDKLGFGEQPYIIYKHMDIDRHHIHIVTVNVNEQGKRLNQDFLFRRSKKITTELEEKYNLHKAQREKISPDTPIRKIDPSGDIKRQVANTVKMVGMRYKFQTIGEYNAILSLYNVKCDPADGKVNGREYHGLVYFATDDNGKTIATPFKASRLGKFASRTAIDGRFERAKDKIDVAPTKRKVADVIAHSTDNADFIAKLKEHNIDVVLRYTEEGRIYGVTFIDHNTMTVLNGSRLGKEFSANAINERFNNPANAPTDTPDVATPIVVPPIEPTPDDTGSNNQSQTGTAQDTQTSDGQQQSTVTQSVSDFGDYDLPIPGLDLFQQGQSFNPDEEEFRRRMQRKKKKGRRPKF from the coding sequence ATGGTCGCTAAAATCTCGATAGGATCATCGCTCTACGGGGCGTTGTCATACAACGGCATGAAGATGAACCGTGACGAGGGCCGTGTGCTTGGTGCCAACAAGATTATACTTCCGGCAGACGGACATATTGACATTGCCCGAATGGTGGAGAATTTCAACCTGTTCATGCCGAAAACGGGCAGGACAAAAAAGCCCGTGCTGCATATCTCCCTAAATCCGCACCCCGACGATAAGTTGACTGAGCAGCAGTATGAAATCCTTGCACGCGAGTATCTGGACAAACTCGGCTTCGGTGAGCAGCCCTACATAATTTACAAGCACATGGACATCGACCGCCACCATATCCATATAGTGACAGTCAATGTCAACGAGCAGGGCAAGAGGCTCAATCAGGACTTTCTATTTCGTCGCAGCAAGAAAATTACCACCGAGCTGGAGGAAAAATATAATCTCCACAAGGCGCAACGAGAAAAAATCTCGCCCGATACTCCGATTAGAAAGATTGACCCGTCAGGCGACATCAAGCGTCAGGTTGCCAACACCGTCAAAATGGTCGGTATGCGCTATAAATTCCAGACCATCGGGGAATATAACGCCATACTCTCACTGTATAATGTGAAGTGCGATCCTGCCGACGGCAAAGTGAACGGACGCGAGTACCACGGTCTTGTGTATTTCGCCACCGACGACAACGGTAAGACTATCGCAACACCTTTCAAGGCATCGCGCCTCGGCAAGTTCGCAAGTCGCACCGCTATTGACGGCAGGTTTGAAAGGGCTAAGGATAAGATTGATGTTGCACCGACCAAGCGCAAAGTCGCCGATGTGATTGCTCACTCTACCGATAATGCTGATTTCATCGCCAAGCTGAAAGAGCATAACATTGATGTGGTTCTCCGTTACACAGAGGAAGGACGCATATATGGCGTCACTTTCATCGACCACAACACCATGACGGTATTGAATGGTTCTCGGTTGGGCAAAGAGTTTTCGGCAAACGCTATCAACGAGCGGTTCAACAATCCGGCAAACGCACCTACCGATACTCCCGATGTTGCGACACCTATTGTTGTTCCGCCGATAGAGCCGACACCCGACGACACCGGTTCTAACAATCAATCGCAGACCGGCACGGCACAGGATACCCAAACTTCGGACGGTCAGCAACAATCTACCGTCACCCAATCCGTTTCCGACTTCGGCGACTACGACCTTCCAATTCCGGGGCTTGACCTGTTCCAACAGGGGCAGTCGTTCAATCCCGACGAGGAGGAATTCCGCCGACGTATGCAGCGCAAAAAGAAGAAAGGGCGTCGCCCGAAATTCTAA